A genomic region of Halomonas aestuarii contains the following coding sequences:
- a CDS encoding aldehyde dehydrogenase — MSRHDTPRTHADWQALAASQTLETRAFVDDDFVDALSTETFETINPASGETLARVASCDAPDAEAAVHHAREAFSRGDWSRLAPGRRKKVLLRLADLMEAHKHELALLDTLDMGKPVNSSLGDMAGAIGCLRYQAECIDKLYGEVAPTGEEALALVLREPLGVVACIVPWNFPLMMTAWKIAPALAAGNSVILKPSEKSPLSALRLAQLAKEAGLPRGVFQVLPGFGHTVGKALALSMEVDCLAFTGSTAVGKQLMQYAGQSNLKRLYLECGGKSPNIVFADCRDLDRVARHAAAAIFHNQGEVCIAGSRLLVENSVREAFVEKVLAAAEGMQPGDPLDPASFMGAIVDETQHRRILDYIRQGVEEGARLRCGGEALEGQGLFIPPTVFDGVTPAMVIGREEIFGPVLSVFGFDTEEEAVAMANDSDFGLAAGLWSQDIDRIMRVTRRLASGQVFVNNWAGGDQTMPFGGVKQSGNGRDKSHHSLEEYSDLKSVWMSLSP; from the coding sequence ATGAGTCGCCATGACACCCCCAGGACCCACGCCGACTGGCAGGCGCTGGCCGCCTCGCAGACCCTCGAGACGCGGGCCTTCGTCGACGACGACTTCGTCGACGCCCTGAGCACTGAGACCTTCGAGACGATCAACCCCGCCAGCGGCGAGACGCTGGCGCGGGTGGCCAGCTGCGATGCTCCGGATGCCGAGGCCGCGGTGCATCACGCCCGGGAGGCCTTCTCGCGGGGCGACTGGTCGCGCCTGGCGCCCGGTCGTCGCAAGAAGGTGCTGCTCCGTCTGGCCGACCTGATGGAGGCGCACAAGCACGAGCTCGCGCTGCTCGACACCCTGGACATGGGCAAGCCCGTGAACAGCTCGCTGGGCGACATGGCCGGCGCCATCGGCTGCCTTCGCTACCAGGCCGAGTGCATCGACAAGCTCTACGGGGAGGTCGCGCCGACCGGCGAGGAGGCGCTGGCGCTGGTGCTCCGCGAGCCGCTGGGTGTGGTGGCCTGCATCGTGCCCTGGAACTTCCCCCTGATGATGACCGCCTGGAAGATCGCCCCGGCGCTGGCCGCCGGCAACAGCGTCATCCTCAAGCCCTCGGAGAAGTCGCCCCTCTCGGCGCTGCGCCTGGCGCAGCTGGCGAAGGAGGCGGGGCTGCCCCGCGGGGTCTTCCAGGTGCTGCCGGGGTTCGGCCATACCGTGGGCAAGGCGCTGGCGCTCTCCATGGAGGTCGACTGCCTGGCCTTCACCGGCTCAACCGCCGTGGGCAAGCAGCTGATGCAGTACGCCGGCCAGTCCAACCTCAAGCGGCTCTACCTGGAGTGCGGCGGCAAGAGCCCGAACATCGTCTTCGCCGACTGCAGGGACCTCGATCGCGTGGCCCGGCACGCCGCCGCGGCAATCTTCCACAACCAGGGCGAGGTCTGCATCGCCGGCTCCCGCCTGCTGGTGGAGAACAGCGTGCGCGAGGCCTTCGTCGAGAAGGTGCTGGCGGCGGCCGAGGGCATGCAGCCCGGCGACCCGCTGGACCCGGCGAGCTTCATGGGGGCGATCGTCGACGAGACGCAGCATCGCCGCATCCTCGACTACATCCGCCAGGGGGTCGAGGAGGGAGCGAGGCTGCGCTGCGGTGGCGAGGCGCTGGAGGGCCAGGGGCTGTTCATTCCGCCCACGGTGTTCGACGGAGTCACCCCGGCGATGGTCATCGGCCGCGAGGAGATCTTCGGGCCGGTGCTCTCGGTGTTCGGCTTCGACACCGAGGAGGAGGCCGTGGCCATGGCCAACGACAGCGATTTCGGCCTGGCCGCGGGCCTGTGGAGCCAGGACATCGACCGCATCATGCGGGTCACGCGCCGGCTGGCGTCGGGCCAGGTGTTCGTCAACAACTGGGCGGGCGGCGACCAGACCATGCCGTTCGGCGGGGTCAAGCAGTCCGGCAACGGCCGGGACAAGTCCCACCACTCCCTGGAGGAGTACTCCGACCTCAAGAGCGTGTGGATGTCGCTCTCCCCCTGA
- a CDS encoding GcvT family protein, whose protein sequence is MTTLPKHADAVIIGQGGIVGASVAHHLIELGWENLVGLDKSAIPSDIGSTSHASDFCYMTSHDKMSCYTTTYSRDFYERRGHYQRVGGLEVARVGDEARMAELARKVASGKAFGTQARLIGPDEVVERFPLVRRELILGGLWDPDAGLVVPRSQQVAGELVEEAVASGKLQAFADTPALDIDVQDGRVRGVTTARGYIATPVVIVTSGIWGPIPAAMGGAALPLMPVEHPLMFFGPFDVFAGTGVEIGYPLFRDQGNSAYMRDTGDPRSTEGGQLEWGYYEPTSPRLVAPTDILERDQARLSPSMRDLEIDQVMEAFERAVELAPVLGELGWDEKHSFNGLLSVTSDGGSLVGEAPETRGLWLCEAVWVKDGPGMGKVLADWLTLGRPALDPHGIDIARFYPVQKTPHHVRGRCLEIARKIYDPPVHPREPFESGRNLRRSPFWPREKALGGHFMEVAGWERAHGYAANEALLERYGDRVPERPDEWDARHFWRVSNAEHLALSEGVGMINLSHFAIFDVAGPDAEALLEYLSVARVGGETPHGKGIYTHFLDDAGGVHSDLTVVRLATDRFRVICGGDTGHRDLMWMTRMADARQLTRLQLEDRTDSLATLGLWGPEARRTLQALADVPAELEDEAFPFATAREIRVRGLPIWAFRISYVGELGWELYVPFSYGLTLWDLLFEQGVTPVGIETYANSRRLEKSLRLQNVDLLTEYNLVEAGLARPRVKPEDFHGKAAYLAQRERQEQPAYLCTLTMKDHHDARGVARYPVGHSPILDPDSGEVLVDALGRRSYVTSIAYGPSVGKVIALGYLPVSHARVGQVLHMEYFGEHYPLSVEAVGYQALYDPDNRLPRG, encoded by the coding sequence ATGACAACACTACCCAAGCACGCGGATGCGGTGATCATCGGCCAGGGCGGCATCGTCGGCGCCAGCGTGGCCCACCACCTGATCGAACTGGGCTGGGAGAACCTGGTGGGGCTCGACAAGTCCGCCATTCCCTCGGACATTGGCTCCACCTCCCATGCCTCGGACTTCTGCTACATGACGTCCCACGACAAGATGTCGTGCTACACCACGACCTACAGCCGCGACTTCTACGAGCGCCGGGGGCACTACCAGCGGGTGGGCGGCCTCGAGGTCGCCCGGGTGGGCGACGAGGCGCGCATGGCGGAGCTTGCGCGCAAGGTCGCCTCGGGCAAGGCCTTCGGCACCCAGGCACGGCTCATCGGCCCGGACGAGGTCGTCGAGCGCTTCCCCCTGGTCAGGCGGGAGCTGATCCTGGGCGGCCTCTGGGATCCGGACGCCGGGCTGGTGGTGCCCCGCTCGCAGCAGGTCGCCGGCGAGCTGGTCGAGGAGGCGGTGGCGTCCGGGAAGCTCCAGGCCTTCGCCGACACCCCGGCACTTGACATCGATGTCCAGGACGGCCGCGTGCGCGGCGTCACCACGGCCCGGGGCTACATCGCGACCCCGGTGGTGATCGTCACCTCGGGGATCTGGGGGCCCATCCCCGCGGCCATGGGCGGCGCGGCCCTGCCGCTGATGCCGGTGGAGCACCCCCTGATGTTCTTCGGCCCGTTCGACGTCTTCGCCGGCACCGGGGTCGAGATCGGCTATCCGCTGTTCCGCGACCAGGGCAACTCGGCCTACATGCGCGACACCGGCGACCCCCGCAGCACCGAGGGCGGTCAGCTCGAGTGGGGCTACTACGAACCCACCTCGCCACGCCTCGTCGCGCCCACCGACATCCTCGAGCGCGACCAGGCACGACTGTCGCCCTCCATGCGCGACCTGGAGATCGACCAGGTGATGGAGGCCTTCGAGCGGGCGGTGGAGCTCGCCCCCGTGCTCGGCGAACTGGGCTGGGACGAGAAGCACTCCTTCAACGGCCTGCTGTCGGTCACCTCGGATGGCGGCTCCCTGGTCGGCGAGGCGCCGGAGACGCGAGGCCTGTGGCTGTGCGAGGCCGTCTGGGTCAAGGATGGTCCCGGGATGGGGAAGGTCCTGGCCGACTGGCTCACCCTCGGCCGACCAGCGCTGGACCCCCACGGCATCGACATCGCGCGCTTCTACCCCGTGCAGAAGACGCCGCACCACGTCCGCGGGCGCTGCCTGGAGATCGCCAGGAAGATCTACGACCCGCCGGTCCATCCCCGCGAGCCCTTCGAGTCGGGCCGCAACCTGCGGCGCAGCCCCTTCTGGCCGAGGGAGAAGGCGCTCGGGGGCCACTTCATGGAGGTCGCGGGCTGGGAGCGGGCCCATGGCTATGCCGCCAACGAGGCGCTTCTGGAACGCTACGGGGACCGGGTACCCGAGCGGCCCGACGAGTGGGACGCCCGCCACTTCTGGCGGGTCTCCAACGCCGAACACCTTGCCCTGAGCGAGGGCGTTGGCATGATCAACCTCTCCCACTTTGCCATCTTCGATGTCGCGGGCCCCGACGCCGAGGCGCTGCTGGAGTACCTCTCTGTGGCCCGGGTGGGGGGCGAGACGCCGCACGGCAAGGGGATCTACACCCACTTCCTCGATGACGCCGGCGGCGTTCACTCCGACCTCACCGTGGTGCGCCTGGCCACGGACCGCTTCCGGGTGATCTGCGGCGGCGACACCGGCCATCGCGACCTCATGTGGATGACCCGGATGGCCGATGCCCGGCAGCTAACGCGCCTGCAGCTCGAGGACCGTACCGACAGCCTGGCCACCCTGGGGCTCTGGGGCCCCGAGGCCCGCCGCACCCTGCAGGCGCTCGCCGACGTCCCGGCAGAACTCGAGGACGAGGCCTTCCCCTTCGCCACGGCACGCGAGATCCGGGTACGCGGGCTCCCGATATGGGCCTTTCGCATCTCCTATGTCGGCGAGTTGGGCTGGGAGCTCTACGTCCCGTTCAGCTACGGGCTCACCCTCTGGGACCTGCTCTTCGAGCAGGGCGTGACCCCGGTGGGCATCGAGACCTACGCCAACAGCCGGCGCCTGGAGAAGAGCCTGCGGCTGCAGAACGTCGACCTGCTGACCGAATACAACCTCGTCGAGGCGGGCCTGGCACGCCCCCGGGTCAAGCCAGAGGACTTCCACGGCAAGGCCGCCTACCTGGCGCAGCGCGAGCGCCAGGAGCAGCCGGCTTACCTCTGCACCCTGACCATGAAGGATCACCACGACGCCCGGGGGGTGGCCCGCTACCCCGTGGGCCACTCGCCGATCCTCGACCCGGACAGCGGGGAGGTGCTGGTGGATGCGCTGGGGCGCCGCTCCTACGTGACGAGCATCGCCTACGGCCCCTCGGTGGGGAAGGTCATCGCACTGGGCTACCTGCCGGTGAGCCATGCCCGAGTGGGCCAGGTGCTGCACATGGAGTACTTCGGCGAGCACTATCCGCTGAGCGTCGAGGCCGTCGGCTATCAGGCCCTCTACGATCCGGACAACCGGCTGCCCCGAGGATGA
- a CDS encoding methylenetetrahydrofolate reductase, protein MNDLRSVTSPEQGLRGCLALASPRYELLPLADMREAAGLLPAGALVTVTCSPRHGIERTLEEAEWLSRSGFRAVPHLAARLVRDRAHLEEIVSRMAAAGIDDCLVVGGDAPRATGDFADGLALLEGLAGHPARPSRLGVPAYPEGHPGFDAAALQRNLEAKARLADYAVTQLCFEALPLRDWLRLQRDRGLALPIYAGIPGVIAHARLLSVAMRIGLGASTRALGRQRGLLGRLLRPAVYRPEALMRGLWPALDEPDGFAGLHVYSFNQVGATRAWLEALRATRCAGTDPVATLLSPSGDSGSGIVKPAARY, encoded by the coding sequence ATGAACGATCTACGGAGCGTGACGTCCCCGGAGCAGGGCCTCCGGGGGTGCCTGGCGCTGGCCAGTCCCCGCTACGAGCTGCTGCCCCTGGCGGACATGCGGGAGGCGGCCGGCCTCCTGCCGGCCGGGGCCCTGGTGACCGTGACCTGCTCGCCACGCCACGGCATCGAGCGGACCCTGGAGGAGGCCGAGTGGCTGTCGCGGTCCGGCTTTCGGGCGGTGCCTCACCTCGCCGCTCGCCTGGTCCGCGACCGGGCCCACCTGGAGGAGATCGTGTCGCGCATGGCGGCGGCCGGCATCGATGACTGCCTCGTGGTGGGGGGCGATGCCCCCCGGGCGACGGGAGACTTTGCCGACGGCCTGGCCCTGCTGGAGGGCCTGGCCGGCCATCCCGCGCGCCCCTCACGGCTCGGCGTGCCCGCCTATCCGGAGGGGCATCCTGGGTTCGACGCTGCGGCCCTGCAGCGCAATCTCGAGGCCAAGGCGCGACTGGCCGACTATGCCGTCACCCAGCTCTGCTTCGAGGCCCTGCCGCTGCGGGACTGGCTGCGGCTTCAGCGAGACAGGGGGCTGGCCCTGCCGATCTATGCGGGCATCCCGGGGGTGATCGCCCATGCCCGGCTGCTGTCGGTGGCCATGCGCATCGGCCTGGGGGCCTCGACGCGGGCTCTGGGCCGCCAGCGGGGGCTGCTCGGGCGCTTGCTGCGGCCCGCCGTGTATCGCCCCGAGGCGCTGATGCGCGGGCTGTGGCCGGCCCTGGACGAACCGGACGGCTTCGCCGGGCTGCATGTCTACTCCTTCAACCAGGTCGGTGCCACCCGGGCCTGGCTGGAGGCACTGCGCGCTACCCGCTGTGCGGGCACCGACCCGGTGGCGACTCTACTGTCGCCATCTGGTGACAGCGGGTCAGGGATTGTGAAACCTGCTGCACGATACTGA
- a CDS encoding glutamine synthetase family protein codes for MSSSPADEARTFLDDHPEIDSIDLLIGDLNGVLRGKRIPRTNLEKAFRDGVNLPASVFALDILGNTIEATGLGLASGDGDRVCRPVPGTLMPSPWLRDGRQAQLLMTMTEPDGGPFFADPRQVLDRVMERFRQAGLTPVVAVEMEFYLVDRRRDGLGMIQPPCSPVTGERASQSQLYSINELDEYADLLEEVHASARAQQLPLDTALKECAPGQFEINLLHCDDALKACDSAVLLKRLIKGVALRHGFEATFMAKPYGQEAGNGTHVHISMLDEAGHNVFAAEDGGPLGTPLMQQAVAGLLELMPASMALFAPNLNSFRRFQPGLYVPMAPTWGYDNRSVAVRIPSGPNPARRLEHRVAGADVNPYLLMATLLAAIDHGMAQRLTPPPAVTGNAYAQVAPSLTNSWSQALDLLATSAPLTEALGADFLEVFLANRRAERDHAMQAVSRLEYDWYLRHV; via the coding sequence ATGTCTTCCTCTCCCGCCGACGAGGCGCGCACTTTCCTCGACGACCATCCCGAGATCGACAGTATCGACCTGCTGATCGGCGACCTCAATGGGGTGCTGCGAGGCAAGCGCATTCCGCGCACCAATCTCGAGAAGGCCTTCCGGGACGGGGTCAACCTCCCCGCCTCGGTGTTCGCCCTGGATATCCTGGGCAACACCATCGAGGCCACCGGGCTGGGACTGGCCTCCGGTGACGGGGACCGGGTCTGCCGGCCTGTGCCGGGCACCCTGATGCCGAGCCCCTGGCTTCGCGACGGCCGCCAGGCGCAGTTGCTGATGACCATGACCGAACCCGACGGCGGCCCCTTCTTCGCCGACCCCCGCCAGGTACTGGACCGGGTGATGGAGCGTTTCCGTCAGGCCGGCCTGACGCCGGTGGTCGCAGTGGAGATGGAGTTCTACCTGGTCGACCGCCGTCGGGACGGCCTGGGCATGATCCAGCCGCCCTGCTCGCCGGTGACGGGCGAGCGCGCCTCCCAGAGCCAGCTCTACTCGATCAACGAACTCGACGAGTACGCGGACCTGCTCGAGGAGGTCCATGCCAGCGCCCGGGCCCAGCAGCTCCCGCTGGACACCGCCCTCAAGGAGTGCGCACCCGGCCAGTTCGAGATCAACCTGCTGCACTGCGACGATGCGCTCAAGGCCTGCGACAGCGCCGTGCTGCTCAAGCGCCTGATCAAGGGCGTGGCCCTGCGCCACGGCTTCGAGGCCACCTTCATGGCCAAGCCCTACGGCCAGGAGGCCGGCAACGGCACCCATGTCCACATCAGCATGCTCGACGAGGCAGGCCACAACGTCTTCGCCGCCGAGGATGGCGGCCCGCTCGGGACGCCGCTGATGCAGCAGGCCGTGGCCGGGCTGCTCGAGTTGATGCCGGCCTCCATGGCGCTGTTTGCCCCCAACCTCAACTCCTTCCGACGTTTCCAGCCCGGACTCTACGTACCGATGGCACCGACCTGGGGCTACGACAACCGCTCGGTGGCGGTGCGCATTCCCTCCGGCCCCAACCCGGCACGGCGACTCGAGCACCGGGTCGCCGGCGCCGACGTCAATCCCTACCTGCTGATGGCCACCCTGCTGGCCGCGATCGACCATGGGATGGCGCAGCGCCTGACCCCGCCGCCGGCCGTGACCGGCAACGCCTATGCCCAGGTCGCCCCCAGCCTGACCAACAGCTGGAGCCAGGCCCTGGACCTGCTGGCGACGAGCGCCCCCCTCACCGAGGCGCTGGGCGCGGACTTCCTCGAGGTCTTCCTGGCCAATCGCCGTGCCGAGCGCGACCACGCCATGCAGGCGGTCAGCCGGCTCGAGTATGACTGGTACCTGCGCCACGTCTGA
- a CDS encoding gamma-glutamyl-gamma-aminobutyrate hydrolase family protein, whose translation MRARPLVGVIACRREVEGHPAHMVTDKYLSALRDYGLAPVILPVWQGDVDRELLSRLDGLLLTGSRTNVEPGRYGAERVPENTRDDHHRDATAFGLIPAALDQGLPLFGICRGFQELNVAFGGTLHQAVQQVPGRFDHREPVGDHDIRYAPAHDLEILPGGMMSRLFAERYSRVNSLHQQGIDALGLGLDAEAVALDGQIEAISVAGAPTFALAVQWHPEWKPREHPLHDALFRGFAEACEAHCRAARVQPLDA comes from the coding sequence ATGCGTGCTCGACCCCTGGTGGGCGTGATCGCCTGTCGACGCGAGGTGGAAGGTCACCCCGCGCACATGGTCACCGACAAGTACCTCTCGGCCCTGCGCGACTATGGCCTCGCCCCGGTGATCCTGCCGGTGTGGCAAGGGGACGTGGACAGGGAGCTGCTGTCGCGTCTGGACGGCCTGCTACTCACCGGCAGCCGCACCAATGTCGAGCCGGGGCGGTACGGGGCAGAGCGCGTGCCCGAGAACACCCGTGACGATCACCATCGGGATGCCACGGCGTTCGGCCTGATTCCGGCGGCCCTGGACCAGGGTCTGCCGCTGTTCGGCATCTGCCGCGGTTTCCAGGAGCTCAACGTGGCCTTCGGCGGCACTCTCCATCAGGCCGTCCAGCAGGTTCCCGGCCGGTTCGACCATCGCGAGCCCGTGGGCGATCACGACATCCGCTATGCGCCGGCCCATGACCTGGAGATCCTGCCCGGCGGCATGATGTCCCGGCTCTTCGCCGAGCGGTATAGCCGCGTCAACTCGCTGCACCAGCAGGGGATCGACGCCCTGGGGCTCGGGCTCGATGCCGAGGCGGTGGCCCTGGATGGGCAGATCGAGGCCATCTCGGTCGCCGGCGCCCCGACCTTCGCCCTGGCGGTGCAGTGGCACCCCGAGTGGAAACCGCGGGAACATCCGCTCCATGATGCCCTGTTTCGCGGTTTCGCCGAGGCCTGCGAGGCCCACTGCCGGGCCGCCCGCGTCCAGCCCCTCGACGCCTGA
- a CDS encoding glycine zipper 2TM domain-containing protein: MSKSIVVGSTLAVLGLGGLGFGAWQIQDQQRGPEYAEITNVETLTRTVETPREVCEQVVVQLPPETPTGQGASRDPHRVLGTAAGAIVGGLLGNQIGGGSGKKIATVAGAIGGGLAGREVQERVEARQHSQAAQSQPRTTTREECRTVVDTRQETTGYEVTWRHGETVQTARLDNPPQGDRVLLEEGQPQWNAVSSQGG, translated from the coding sequence ATGAGCAAGTCGATCGTGGTGGGCTCCACCCTGGCCGTGCTGGGGCTGGGTGGCCTCGGCTTCGGTGCCTGGCAGATCCAGGACCAGCAGCGTGGCCCCGAGTACGCCGAGATCACCAACGTGGAGACCCTGACCCGCACCGTGGAGACCCCCCGCGAGGTGTGTGAGCAGGTGGTCGTGCAACTGCCACCGGAAACCCCGACGGGGCAGGGGGCCAGCCGTGATCCCCACCGCGTGCTGGGGACCGCTGCCGGTGCCATCGTCGGCGGCCTGCTGGGCAACCAGATCGGCGGCGGCAGCGGCAAGAAGATCGCCACGGTGGCCGGTGCCATCGGCGGCGGCCTGGCCGGCCGTGAGGTCCAGGAGCGGGTGGAGGCACGCCAGCATTCCCAGGCGGCGCAGTCCCAGCCGCGCACCACGACCCGCGAGGAGTGTCGTACCGTGGTCGACACCCGCCAGGAGACCACGGGCTACGAGGTGACCTGGCGTCACGGCGAGACGGTGCAGACCGCCCGCCTGGACAACCCACCCCAGGGCGACCGGGTGCTGCTCGAGGAGGGGCAGCCGCAGTGGAATGCCGTCTCCTCGCAAGGTGGCTGA
- a CDS encoding aspartate aminotransferase family protein has product MPPSLPALDRAHHLHPFTDFKALGEEGSRVITHAEGVYIHDAEGHRLLDGMAGLWCVNLGYGRRELVDAAAEQMLQLPYYNTFFKTTHPPAVGLAEKLCRLAPAHMNHVFFTGSGSEANDTVLRMVRRYWALRGKPWKQWVIGRENGYHGSTLAGMSLGGMALMHEQGGPGVPCITHVRQPYWFGEGRDQSPEAFGHACAAAIEERILALGEENVAAFIAEPVQGAGGAIMPPASYWPAVKAVLARYDILLVVDEVICGFGRLGEWFGSVLYDLAPDLMPIAKGLSSGYLPIGGVLVGDRVADTLIEEGGEFFHGFTYSGHPVCAAVALRNLEIMEEEGVVERVRDDLGPYLARRWSELADHPLVGEARSLGLMGALELVDPTTGGRFDRALAVGTLCRDISFACGLVMRSVGDTMIISPPLVITHEQIDELVSLAREALDETARRLSGDFAYTLYPQERYE; this is encoded by the coding sequence ATGCCGCCTTCGCTCCCGGCACTGGACCGTGCCCATCACCTGCATCCCTTCACCGACTTCAAGGCCCTGGGTGAGGAGGGAAGCCGGGTCATCACCCACGCCGAGGGGGTCTACATCCACGATGCCGAGGGACACCGCCTCCTCGACGGCATGGCCGGCCTGTGGTGCGTGAACCTCGGCTACGGTCGTCGCGAGCTGGTCGACGCCGCGGCCGAGCAGATGCTTCAGCTGCCATACTACAACACCTTCTTCAAGACCACGCATCCGCCGGCGGTCGGACTCGCCGAGAAGCTCTGCCGGCTCGCGCCCGCGCACATGAACCACGTCTTCTTCACCGGTTCCGGCTCCGAGGCCAACGACACCGTGCTGCGCATGGTGCGCCGCTACTGGGCGCTCAGGGGCAAGCCGTGGAAGCAGTGGGTCATCGGCCGCGAGAACGGCTACCACGGCTCCACGTTGGCCGGCATGAGCCTCGGTGGCATGGCGTTGATGCATGAGCAGGGCGGCCCCGGCGTGCCGTGCATTACCCACGTTCGCCAGCCCTACTGGTTCGGTGAAGGCCGCGATCAGTCGCCCGAGGCCTTCGGCCATGCCTGTGCCGCCGCCATCGAGGAGCGGATCCTGGCACTGGGCGAGGAGAACGTAGCGGCCTTCATCGCCGAGCCGGTGCAGGGCGCCGGCGGGGCCATCATGCCGCCTGCGAGCTACTGGCCCGCCGTCAAGGCGGTGCTGGCACGCTACGACATCCTGCTGGTGGTGGATGAGGTGATCTGTGGCTTCGGCCGGCTGGGCGAGTGGTTCGGCAGCGTGCTCTATGACCTGGCGCCGGACCTGATGCCCATCGCCAAGGGGCTGTCGTCGGGCTACCTGCCGATCGGCGGGGTGCTGGTGGGCGATCGGGTCGCCGACACCCTGATCGAGGAGGGCGGCGAGTTCTTCCACGGCTTCACCTACTCCGGACACCCGGTCTGCGCCGCCGTGGCCCTCAGGAACCTCGAGATCATGGAGGAGGAGGGCGTGGTCGAGCGGGTGCGCGACGACCTGGGGCCCTACCTGGCGCGTCGCTGGTCCGAACTCGCCGACCATCCCCTGGTCGGCGAGGCCCGCTCCTTGGGGCTGATGGGCGCCCTCGAGCTGGTCGACCCGACCACGGGCGGACGCTTCGACCGGGCCCTGGCCGTCGGCACCCTGTGCCGCGACATCAGCTTTGCCTGTGGCCTGGTGATGCGCTCGGTGGGCGACACCATGATCATCTCGCCACCGCTGGTGATCACCCACGAACAGATCGACGAGCTGGTGAGCCTGGCCCGGGAGGCGCTCGACGAGACCGCCAGACGCCTCTCGGGCGACTTCGCCTACACCCTCTACCCCCAGGAGAGATACGAATGA
- a CDS encoding glycine cleavage T C-terminal barrel domain-containing protein has protein sequence MSQVIESIAHTQSAPEILLYPRIRKSPFFYASRRHGVRKYSVYNHHYHPRLYTDPVDEYWALVEGVTLWDVGVERQIEISGPDAFAFTQMLVPRDMRHCQVGQCKYVFVTADDGGIINDPVLLRIEENRFWLSLADSDVMLWCQGLAYHSCLDVTIREVDVAPVQVQGPNAKPVMVDLFGERVLEIPYYHLMEAELDGMSVVVSRTGYSGEIGYEIYLREATRHGEALWQRVFEAGRPHGMQVIGPCHIRRIEGGILAFGCDIWYDTNPFEVGMGYDWMVDLRGDDDFVGRKALERIKAEGVTRRLVGVEIDGPSIGYFTDGSMIDVFPVHDSDGALIGKVTSATRSPRQDRNIGYAMVPTSHAELGTPLRIEANTGMQEAVVVPKPFHDPRKDIPKG, from the coding sequence ATGTCCCAGGTCATCGAAAGCATCGCGCACACCCAGTCGGCACCGGAGATCCTGCTCTATCCGCGGATCCGCAAGTCGCCGTTCTTCTACGCCTCCCGGCGCCATGGGGTGCGCAAGTACAGCGTCTACAACCATCACTACCACCCGCGCCTCTATACCGACCCGGTGGACGAGTACTGGGCCCTGGTGGAGGGGGTCACCCTCTGGGACGTGGGCGTGGAGCGCCAGATCGAGATCAGCGGCCCCGACGCCTTCGCCTTCACCCAGATGCTGGTGCCCCGTGACATGCGTCACTGCCAGGTCGGCCAGTGCAAGTACGTCTTCGTCACCGCGGACGACGGGGGCATCATCAACGACCCGGTGCTGCTGCGCATCGAGGAGAACCGTTTCTGGCTGTCGCTGGCCGACAGTGACGTGATGCTCTGGTGCCAGGGCCTGGCCTACCACTCGTGCCTGGACGTCACCATCCGGGAGGTGGACGTGGCCCCGGTCCAGGTCCAGGGGCCCAATGCCAAGCCGGTGATGGTGGACCTCTTCGGCGAGCGGGTGCTGGAGATCCCCTACTACCACCTCATGGAGGCGGAGCTCGATGGCATGTCCGTGGTGGTCTCGCGTACCGGCTATTCCGGCGAGATCGGCTACGAGATCTACCTGCGAGAGGCCACCCGTCACGGCGAGGCCCTGTGGCAGCGGGTCTTCGAGGCGGGGCGCCCCCACGGCATGCAGGTGATCGGTCCCTGCCATATCCGCCGCATCGAGGGCGGCATCCTCGCCTTCGGCTGCGACATCTGGTACGACACCAATCCCTTCGAGGTGGGCATGGGCTACGACTGGATGGTCGACCTGCGCGGCGACGACGACTTCGTCGGGCGCAAGGCCCTGGAGCGCATCAAGGCCGAGGGGGTCACCCGCCGCCTGGTGGGCGTGGAGATCGACGGCCCCAGCATCGGCTATTTCACCGATGGCTCGATGATCGACGTCTTCCCCGTCCACGACAGCGACGGGGCGCTCATCGGCAAGGTGACCTCGGCCACCCGCTCGCCACGCCAGGACCGCAACATCGGCTATGCCATGGTGCCGACCTCCCATGCCGAGCTCGGCACGCCGCTGCGCATCGAGGCCAACACCGGCATGCAGGAGGCGGTGGTGGTGCCCAAGCCGTTCCATGATCCGCGCAAGGACATTCCCAAGGGCTGA